TGAAACTCAGAGTGATTTAGATGAAATTAAAGCTCAGTTATGACAATGAGGAAGTATTGATGCATTTAAGTACTCTGAGGGTGATATTGATTATTGAGAACTAGGTCAAGTAAAGAGAGAATATGATGAATTAGTATCTAAAAATAATGAACTAGAGTGAATAGAAAAAATAGAGTTAGATGCTGCCTCAAAAGCAGCAAATGTAGCCAAGAGTTGATTGCTTATGCTTATGTATTGAGCTGATGTGGTAAATAATTGATTTGATAGTGAAGGTAACTTACTTTGATACAATAATATTGATTGAAATTTTGTTGTATCTCTGGAAGAATTTGAGAAAACTTTAAAAAATGAAGATCCAAGCGAGTGGAATCAATTGGCTCTAATTAATTATTTCAAGATGATTTCAGAACAATGAAAATTTGGGATGAAGGAACTAATTGAAATTATGTGAGCTCAAAATATTATTGCACTAAGTAATTTATGGAATACGCAAAATGGAGACGATAATTCATGACGTGCAAAACAATTTTTTTTAGAAAATAAAGATTTAAGTAAAATTGTAGACTGAATTGAGAATCTTAACTATTCACAAATACTTTTAGAAAGAGATGGATTAGAAGTCCTTTCTCTGTTATTTGATGGCGTGAATATTGAACAAAAAAATAAAATAAAAACAGAGATAAGTGCATATTTTTCTGATTACATATATGAAGGAAAAGATATTTCTGAATTAGAAAACATAGCCTGACAAGAAAATTTATCTGGAATAAATGATGGAATGTACAGGTTTATCATAGAACAAGCTCGAAGAACAATAGTTGCCCAAGAATCAATTAATGTTATGAAGATTACTTATTTTCAAATACCAGGTGTTACAGAAATTTATAAAGCAATGCTGATTATGACATTGCAATGAAATTGAATGGATTCAACTGGTAAAATTTCATTCTCATTTGAAGGTATAAATGATATGATAAGTAAATATAATGAAGATAATTCTTTAAAATTAGAACTTTTTTGAACAGCTCAATCGAACTATCTTGAAAGTTTATTTTCATCTAATTCATTATTGAATCGTTTTACAGAAAATATTGAAAAACTTAAGCATGCTAAGAATAGAATAGAAAGTTTAAGAGTTGAGATAAATAATTTATCCTCTAAACTTAGACAATTAGAATGAACTAGTTCAGTCTGAAATGATAGAAAAAGAGATTTATTAACGATACAACTTGAGAGAAAAAAAGAACAGTTAAGATTATGGTTATATGAGCAAAGCAATACAAGTAAAGAATTAGAAATATCAAGAAATGAATATTATAATATTTGATCATCAATTGATTTTGAGAATAAGATTTTATTTAAAAGAAATATAGATTTTTCAAATAATGAAAATATTGAAGATTATTTAAATAATAGGATTAAAATTTCAACCATTGATAATAAAGAAAATTTATTAAAGCTTTTAGCGTATGATGGAAATAATATTAACATTTCAGAAATTCATAAAAGCTTAAGATGAGATATTGAAATTCTTTGAAAATTATCATGATTCAATTGGTCAAATATAAATCTAATTTCCTCAGATACATTTGTAATTGAAGATGCAAATTCAACAGAATTACTCAATATGCTGTTAATGAATGTTAAGTATTCAGAAAAAAGTATTATAAACAAATTCATCACTGCTAATTTAGATAATTTATGAAATCTTAAGGAAGCAATATTTCAAATACTTATTTCCGAAGATTGAAAATATGAAGATTTTCAAATAAATAATATAAAAAATGTTATAAAAAACTCACAATTATATGTTGAATTTAATGAAGTTGAATTAGATACTATATGAATAAAAAGAGAAGCAGAAAAATTGGAAGTTGAAGAAAGAGAAGAATTTGAAAACATTATAAGTAAAATGAGACAGCCATGATACGACAATTCTCGAGAAAGATGAGAAAATATTGATGACGTATCAATTTTATTATGATACCTAAATAAATATTGAATTGAAGAAGTTAAAACAGGTTTTGCGTACTTAGTAAAAAATGAATCATATTTTCCAACTTATTTTTTACAACAAATAATACCAAATATTCCTTTTAATGAATCAGAGAATTACTATTTTAACTTGGTTTTAAGTTGAATAAACAAAAGGTGAACTTCATTTTCAAAATCTTTAAATGATAGTTATAGGTCAAGTCCACTCGTTATTGAAGAAACTATAAAAATCTGTAGTGAAAACGACTTGAACGAGATTATACAGTTTCTAAATATTGAAGGAGTTGACGATATTTTTGCTGTTTACAGATGATTTGGAAATAATGAGAAAAAAACTGCCAATTTAATCTGGGCAGATATGACTGAAGAAAAAATAGAAAAAATCGGTAAAAATATTCCAACTTCCTATTCAAAAGAAAAAATTGATATATTGCTGTCCATTTTTGATAAAATAAAAATTAAATACAATTCTATTATTCCTATTGAATGAACTATAGAAACATTAAAAGATATAGTAAACGAAGACTGAGAAAAAATTAATTTGATAGAAAGTTTTCTAAGTAATCCCCTTAATTTTCCTTGAACAGTAGAACAAAAAGAAGTTTTGTTACTAGAAATAAATAAAAGATGATTTATTGATTGAAGTATTTCTACTTTGATTACAGAAGTATTTTGAAATGATGAAGAAAAAATATCGTTGTTTACGCAATGATTATTAGAAAGTGTTGAAGAACAAGAACAGCAAGAAAGAGAAGAGAGAACACAAATTTGAATAGAACAAGAACAATTTCCTTCAACATTACTTAAATATTTTGAATTAAATAAAGAAACGAATGAATTTCACCTTTCTAATATAGAAGGTTTAGTTTGAGAATTTAAAAGATTTTGTGATAAAAATAATTTAAAGTATTCAGATAACAGAAACTATAGTAAATTTTTAGAAGAGAATAAAGTAACTAATATTGAGTTAATTAAACTTATTACTATAACATTAGAAAAGGATAAACAGTGAGCAAAAAGAGAAGCACAAATAACTGATCCCGATTGATTAGCTGAGAGAATTGTTAAATGACCTGATACAGTTGATGAATTTAATCAAAATTTAGACAATGATTATGATTCTTGAAAAATTTCTTATTCCTACCCAAATATCAAGACTCAATCTGATTGAAATAAAGCAAACCCACAACATAAATCAAACAATATTTCTTCTCAAAACCTACAAGCTACTTACGATAGCATCAAATCTGAACTGAATCTTACTCCAGAAGAGGCAAAAAGTCTTACGGAAGAAGAAATCAGAATCATAGGTTCAAGTGAAAAAGAAAAACAATGATTTATTCACTTCAAAAAAACTTTAGACGAAAATAACATGCAGTCGTGTTTTCCATTTCGACATCAAATATTTAAAGCTATCTGAAGTCTTAATTTCAATATTTCAGATTGAGACTATATTGGAGAAAATGAACTCAATATTTTTCTTTCTAAGGTTACTTACGCAACACTATGAAAAGATAAAGTACCAGAATTAAAGACGACTCCATCTAATATAGTAGAAACTATGAGAGTAATTCGAAGAGAAAATAAAATTTGATTCTTCTGACAAGTAGACAAAAGTTCAGTGTGAGAAGGATGATGAGTAATTGAAACACTCTTTAGAGAAAAATTTGCACCGAAAGATGCTGGATTTGTATGATTTAAAACTGCAGCATTTCTAGAAGCCTTAAAAGCATAAAAAAAATCCTCTAAAGAGGATTTTTTTATACTATTTAATATTATCAATATCGAGAGTGTCAAGGACTTCCTCGTCTTCGCTTCCTCTGATAATACTTGCTCTCACAATTTCATCATTTTTATTTTTGAGTTTTGTCAGAATCACTCATTGAGTCACACGTGATGTTTGTCTGACTCCTTTGAGATTAAGTCTGATTGTTTGACCAGCTTTAGAAATCAGGAGTATATCACTCTCTTTTCTATCCTCTTCCGTCAAGATTTTAGCTGATACGAGTTTCCCAGTTTTTGCTGTCATAGCCATTGCTTTGACACCAGAGCCACCTCTCTTTTGATTTCGGTATTCCTCTATTTCAGAGATTTTACCAAGTCCATTTTGAGTCACAATAAATACAAATTTATTTTCATCTCATACAATAGCAACTTCTATTACATGGTCTCAAGTTTTGAGATTGATTCATTTTACCCCCGCTGCAGCTCTTCCCATTTCTCTTACATCATCTTCGTGGAATTGAATAGCTTTTCATTCACGAGTTGCGATGAATATACTATCATGACCGGTTGTTGTTTTTACCCATTTGAGATTATCTCAATCTCGAACTCATACAACTTTGAGTCCATTTGCTCGAATATTTCGAACTAAGTCAGTATTGAGCTTCTTCACGACTCAGAGTTCCGAGACAAAGAAGAGATATTTATTTTCTTCACGAGTGATATCCATAATTGCAGCAATCTCTTCATCTTTTTGAAGATTTAAGAGATTCACGATAGGTTGCCCCTTTGCTATACGAGTTGTCTCAGGTATTTCATACGCTGGAAGTGTGAATACTCGACCTTTTGTCGTAAAGAACAGTAGGTCAGCGTGATTGGTAGTAGGAACTACAAGATAAATCTCATCATCTTCTTTTGTTGCTGTAATGATTCATTTCCCTCCTCTTCGTTGTGTTCTAAACGCACTTGATTTAAGTCGTTTTACATAATTATTTTTTGAAAGTACGATAACGATGTCCTCATTAGGAATCGTATCTTTAGCATTAAACTCTCAAACTTTTCCAGCATTCACTCGAGTTTTTCTCTCATCTCCAAATGATTCTTGAATAACGTCGATTTCTCCATCAACAATAGATATAACTCTCTCAGGTTTTGCGAGGATATCTTTAAGGTCTGTTATCAAAATAAGTTTTTCATTCAGTTCATCCTCTATTTTTTGACGTTCAAGACCAGCAAGTTTTTGCAGTCTCATTTCTAAAATTGCATCAGCTTGAAGTGCAGAGAAATCCCATTTAGCCATCAGGTTTTGCTTCGCGTCGTCTCGAGCTTGACTCGCTCGAATTGTTTTGATAATCTCATCAATATGATCAAGAGCTCTTTTAAGTCCTTCTAATATATGAGCTCTTGCTTCAGCGATCCTCAGTTCATAAATAGTTCTACGAGTTACTACTTCTTTTCTATGGTCGATAAACTCAATCAGCATTTCTTTTAAGTTGTAGAGTTTTGGCTGAATCCCTCTTTCTCAGAGAGCAATCATATTAAACCCAAAACTTGTTTGAAGGGTTGTAAGTTTGTAGAGTTGATTGAGAACTTTTTTAGGAAAACTATCTTTTTTGAGTTCTACGATAACTCGAACTCCATCTTTATTAGATGATTCATCTCTGATATCTGAAATCCCTACTATTTTTTTATCACGAACAAGATCAGCCATTTTTTCTATAAATGTCGATTTATTCATCCCGTATGGAACTTCTGAGATATGAATAATTTTTCTCCCTTTTTTATTTTCTTCAATAGTTGCAACTCACCTCACTGTTACTGATCCTCGACCAGTTGAATAGGCAGTAAGAATAGCTTCTTTATCATATACAATACCACCCGTTGGAAAATCTGGACCTTGAACAAATTCCATGAGGTCTTCAATCGTCACTTCGCCGACATTTTCTGAAAGCAAGAGATGCTTAATAGCCTTAAGAAGTTCAGTGAGATTATGAGGAGGAATATTTGTAGCCATACCAACAGCAATACCCATAACTCCATTCATAAGGAGATTAGGAATCCGAGCTGGCATAACGGTAGGCTCTTGTCTCGTTGTATCAAAGTTATCTCTGAAATCTACCGTTTCTTTTTCGATATCAATCAGCATATTTTCAGCCATCTTTGTCATTTTTGCTTCCGTATATCTATACGCAGCAGCTCCATCACCATCCATAGAACCGAAGTTCCCTTGACCATCCACAAGCGGGTAACGAAGTGAGAAATCCTGAGCCATACGAACCATCGCTTCATACACAGAGCTATCACCATGTGGGTGATATTTTCACAGTACATCCCCGACTACGGTAGCTGATTTTCTGTACTTTGCACTTGGACGAAGTCCTTGTTCATGCATAGAATACAAAATCCTTCTGTGAACTGGTTTAAAACCATCACGAACATCAGGAAGCGCTCTACTTACGATAACACTCATCGCATACTCCATATAACAACTCTCCATTTCCTCAGAAATACTTCGAGCACTATCTCAGGTATATACTAAACCCTGAGGGATTATTGGTTCTTGTTCATCTGTATTTAATGCTCCGTCTGCATTCAAATTATCTTGCTCAGCCATGTATTAATATTATAAGAAATAAGTTCTCACTTTTGTGTATTTTACTATACCTAATATACCAAAATATTGGCTTTTCGCAAGGAAAAAGAGAGCTTTATCAACTTATACTACAAATATTATTTGACAATATATAAATTATATATTTAATATGTATAAATTTATTTAATAATTTATTATTATATGAAAAACATACTGTGAGCTGCTGCAATTATTTTAACTTGAACGTCAGCAGTGTGACAAGAAAATAAAGAGCTGAAAATGCTTGAGATTCCACTGGGTTGTGCTGCAATTATGTGAGATGAAAATACAATCGTGACTTGCACCAAGACTGAGTGATTACCAGATATGGATTTTGTAGAAATCTGAGAAGCAATAAGCATTCTGCGTGGAGATACCGCTGATGCTATGATTGCAATAATTAGACAAGAATTTGAAATTCCAAGTTGAGTTATAATAAATGAAAGCATCGACCTAGATTGAGACGGTGTGAATGAAAAATTTATAAGCAATAGTTTGCAGTGAAATTTGGTAGAATGACAAGTAAGTTATTGAAAATTAGATGAAGTAATTGATTGTGTTATATCACATTGATTAGGAACCTGTAATGAGTGAAAAACTCTAGCTGTTCCATACTCTCCCGTTGTTTCAAGACTTACTGATTCAATCACTCTAGATTTATACAAAGAGAGAGAAATTGAATGAGATCCTGATGAGATTATTAATAATACATCAACATATACAACACAATACGATCTATCAACAGCATTATAATACTATTAAAAATAATATGAAAAATTTACTATGAGCTACAGTAATTGCATTATCTGGAACGTGAGCAATTGCACAAGAATCTTCACAAGAAATAAATAATGTAAAATTTTTTGATGTTTGAGATTTTTGTTGAGCTACTAAAATAGATATTTGAACTATTTTAACTTGTGTGAATAAACAAAAAATGGATGAGCTCAAATTAGCTGCAACATGAAATTATGTAGTGAGTAGTAGTTGAGAAATTACAGACTTGTTATGAATGGGATATTGAGCTCTAGACAAAGCATTATCTATAGATGCGGATAATGATTGAGATGTAGATTTGGAAATATTCATGAATAAAAAAACTGGTCAATTTAATGCCAATTGAAACTGAGTCTATACAATACTTCCAGAATCATATGATTGTTCTTGAAATAAAAATGTATTTACCTGTAGCGAAGAAACTCAAATAGATGAAACATGAGTTCAGTGTAGTGAAAATATGAGAGATACACATACATTTTTTCTATCACCTTTTGATTGAAACACTTCAAAGAAAGTAATAACTGAAAAAATTAAATTTTGTCAAAGAGATGAACAAATATAAAAAAGAGAGTGAAGTGATATAATATAAATGAGCCAGTGTTTTTAACTCCTAAATTCTTCTATGAATTTTAAATGAATGATACTTTGAGCTTGATTAGCTCTTTGAACAGCTACTTGAGTTGCAGCAGAATGAACGTGTGAATCCAAACAAGATTGAGATATAATAATTGTGCAATGTAAAACAAAAGAAATAATTGAAGAAATCTGTTATTTATCCGGAGTTACTGGAACTGATTGTAATCTCAATTCATCTCCATACACTGTGAAACTCTATTCTCCCAATTGAAATGGAAGTTGAGATACTCAAGAAAATACAAAGACTTAGTTTGCCCTCATCTGCTTTCTCGATACAATATCTGAGAAAGTTTTTTTATTATAAATATTATGAAAGCAATAATACTCGCATCTGGAGAAGGTTCTAGACTTCGACCTCTTACTGACACAACTCCAAAACCACTTATAAAAATACTCTGAAAACCTCTCATACAATATAATTTAGAAATACTCAGTGAATTAGTAGAAGAATGTATTATCGTAGTGAAATATAAACATGAGTTATTTCAACAAGCATTTTGAAAGAGCTTTTGAAACATGAAGCTGAGCTACCATATACAGTGAGATACTGCTGGAACATGAGCTGCCATATCTGATATTAATGGTATACAGCAAGATGAAAAAGTAATTATACTCTACTGAGATTCAATTTACCCAAAACAAACATTAGAAACACTTATATCTACATGTCAATTTTGATGTCTTGTAAAAGAAGTATCTAATCCTGAAATATACTGAATATTTGAAGAGAAAAACGGCAAAGCAATAAAAATAGTAGAAAAACCTGATACTCATATAGGAAATCTTGCTAATATGGGATGATTTCTCGTATCAGGAGAGATTATTTCTCTTGCCAAAGACATTAGTGTTTCTCCAAGAGGAGAATATGAAATAACCGATGCAATTCAAAAATTCATAAATACACATGACTTCTATCTCCAAAGACTGACTGAGGATATACTTGATATAGGATATGCGTGGAATCTCCTTGATGCCAATAAATATTATCTAGAAAATCTGAAATCATCAGATATTAGATGAATAATAGAAGAGAATGTTCAAATACAATGAAATATTATTCTTGAAGAATGAGCCGTAATAAAATCAGGAACGTATATAGAATGAAATTGTTATTTTGGAAAAAATACAATCATTGGGCCAAATGCTTATGTAAGATGAAATACTTCACTATGAGAAGGAGGAAAAATATGATTTTCAGTTGAAGTAAAAAATAGCTACATCTGAGACAATACAAAAATACCTCATCTTTCCTATGTGTGAGATAGTATTTTTTGAAATAATATTAATATAGGCTGTGGTTTCAAGGTAGCAAACCTTAGACATGATGGAAAGAACCTGAGAGTCTTAATAAAATGAAAATTGGTAGATACGGGGAAAAGAAAACTAGGATGTATTATCTGAGATAATGTAAAAACAGGAATTAATACTATGGTATATCCCTGAAGAGTTTTAGAAACATGAACAGGAACACTCCCTTGAGAAATAATCAAATAATAAAAATACTATGTCCCACGAATCAAATCAAGTCTGGAAAGAATTTGAAGAAAATGAAATCACCCACTCTGTTGCCCATTATCTTATGGCAATAGATGAGCTACATGAGGATGTAGGATATGCGAGAGCTGTAGATATATCTAAAGAGCTTGAGATATCAGCTGCGAGTTGTTCTAATGGTATCAAGTCACTCCTACGCAAATGACTTATAGAAGAAGATAAAAATAAATTTCTACTCTTATCTGAAGACTGAAAACATGCTGTGGAAAAAATTAAAACAAACCGAGAACTTTTTATACAATTCTTTTCAGAAGTATTGTGAGCTAAAACAGAAGAATCAGTTGTAAACGCTTGTAAAATAGAGCATCTGATCTCTCCTCATATAGCAAGAAAACTATGAAAATTCCTTGAAAAAAATAAAAGTTAGCCAAGGCTAACTTTTTTTATTGACTCATATAATACAACTTTATATAATTCTCTCACTTTAAAACTATACTGAAACTATGTGAGAAATTTTAAAATTTACCTGAGAGCAAAGATCGCAGTCATGATTTAAAAAAGAACTTTTTAGATGATATTTTCCTGATTGAATTATTTCTCTTGAAGATGAAAAAATATGGAGAGCAGGATATGAGGAACAGATGAAATTAGCTACGCAATGAATTTGAGATAGAATAGATAATATTCTCAAGAAAATAAAAAAACATAAATGAAAAAATAAAGAAAGTGCTCAAATAATCTATTTAAACAAGAAAAGAGCTTAATAAGTAGATTCTTACGTATTATTTACAATTGAGGATTAGTATAGACAGGTGTAAATATATTAATTTGATAATTATTCGATTATGGCAGAATGAAAAAGTAACGGAGGAGAACTTATGATAATTCTTATTCTTGTGATTCTTGTAGTAGGTTGAGCTTTCTTTTTCTTATCAGGTAATGGAGGTTGAACTGCTGATACAGGAAACTCTATCAATGTAGAACTTCCAGATACAACTGGTTGAGAATAATATTCTCAATATAAAAAGAATATAACTATATGTTATATTCTTTTTATATTTACTAAAAAATAAAATCCTTATCAATAAGATAAGGATTTTAATTGATGTGTTGGATAATTTATACTACAGAAACGTATACATCTTTGTATACTCTCCCATCGAATCGAGTTCTTTTTTTCTCAGTGAATTTAACCATTCCTGCAGCGAGAGCAAAGAGCGTAAAATCTTTTCCTTGAGCAACTCATTCAGCTGGCCAATACTTGTTTCCTTTTTGACGTATAATAATACCTCCAGCCTTAACTGGTTGAGCACCATATACTTTAACACCTAATCGTTGAGCATTACTATCTCGACCATTACTCGTTGATCATTGAGCTTTCTTGTGAGCCATAATTCTTTTTTATAAATTAATATTTTTTATGCAATATCATTCATCAAAGTGAATGATGGGAGACTATCTATTAGCAAATCGAGCGAAAGCTTTGTTAGCTTCAGCCATTTTATAAACATCTTGTTTTTTCTTGAATGCAGCACCTGATTCATTGGCAGCTTCAATGAGTTCTGAAGCAAGAAATCTTGAAAATGCAGCTCCTTTTTTACTTCGAGCAGATGCTATAATCCACTTAGCAGCAAGGAAAAGTTGTCTTTTAGGTTTCACTTCTGAAGGAACTTGGAAGATTGAACCACCAACTCTTTTTGGTCGTACTTCGATTCGAGGCATAATATTTTCAAGTGCTTTGAAAAATATTCCTTGAGGATTTTTTTGTCCTTTAGATTCTATTTCAGCAAATGTTTCTTGCATTATTTGTCGAGCAAGAGACTTTTTACCATCAAGCATGACATAGTTTGTAAACTTGTTAATCATGTCTTGATTATTTTTTTCTGGAAGTGCCATATGTATGTGCAATAATCAAATATAAGTGGAGGAAAATGGAATTTTTCAGTTATTGCAAACTTACTCCATTGTTCAACCTTTTCAAACACAAAGCTTGAAATTGAGAACGAAGAAAAAATTTTCTTCATCCATATTTCAAGTTTTAAGCTTAACTTTTTGGTTTTTTTGCTCCGTAGAGACTTCGACCTTGTTTTCTGTTTTTAACACCTTCAGAATCAAGTACACCTCTCACGATATGATACTTAACCCCCGGTAAATCTTTTACTCGACCACCTCGAATTGCAACTACAGAATGCTCTTGAAGATTATGACCCTCACCACCGATATAAGCATTCACTTCATATCCGTTTGTAAGTCTCACTTTCGCTACCTTTCTGAGGGCAGAGTTAGGTTTTTTAGGAGTCATAGTAGTAACTTTTGTACATACTCCTCTTTTCATAGGACATCCTTTCGGAAGTTCTGTCATTTTACCTTTTTTGATAGAGTTCTTTATCACTTGCAGAGCAGGAGATTTAGATTTTTTTACTTTATCTTTTCTAGGATGTTTTACAAGTTGGCTAATAGTAGGCATTTGTATAGTAAATTTTGAAATAAATAATTTTAACGTTTTGACCATGATGGAGATTTTCTCGCTTTTTTCAGACCTGGTTTTTTACGTTCAACTTTTCTCGCGTCACGAGTAAGGAGACCAGCTGCTTTTAAAACTTTTCTATTTCCAGCATCTTTTTCAGCAAGAGCTTTTGCAAGACCGTGAGCAATTGCAGCTGCTTGAGAACCTTCTCAAGAACCTTCAACTTCAACAGTGAAGTATGTAGATCCATCAACTTTGCAAAGTTTTAAAGGTGA
This sequence is a window from Candidatus Gracilibacteria bacterium. Protein-coding genes within it:
- the rpsI gene encoding 30S ribosomal protein S9; translated protein: MTQTYTYSVGKKKTASAQVRLFEGKGENMINDRKLSEYITRTDLFETVFSPLKLCKVDGSTYFTVEVEGSGEGSQAAAIAHGLAKALAEKDAGNRKVLKAAGLLTRDARKVERKKPGLKKARKSPSWSKR
- the gyrA gene encoding DNA gyrase subunit A gives rise to the protein MESCYMEYAMSVIVSRALPDVRDGFKPVHRRILYSMHEQGLRPSAKYRKSATVVGDVLGKYHPHGDSSVYEAMVRMAQDFSLRYPLVDGQGNFGSMDGDGAAAYRYTEAKMTKMAENMLIDIEKETVDFRDNFDTTRQEPTVMPARIPNLLMNGVMGIAVGMATNIPPHNLTELLKAIKHLLLSENVGEVTIEDLMEFVQGPDFPTGGIVYDKEAILTAYSTGRGSVTVRGVATIEENKKGRKIIHISEVPYGMNKSTFIEKMADLVRDKKIVGISDIRDESSNKDGVRVIVELKKDSFPKKVLNQLYKLTTLQTSFGFNMIALGERGIQPKLYNLKEMLIEFIDHRKEVVTRRTIYELRIAEARAHILEGLKRALDHIDEIIKTIRASQARDDAKQNLMAKWDFSALQADAILEMRLQKLAGLERQKIEDELNEKLILITDLKDILAKPERVISIVDGEIDVIQESFGDERKTRVNAGKVGEFNAKDTIPNEDIVIVLSKNNYVKRLKSSAFRTQRRGGKGIITATKEDDEIYLVVPTTNHADLLFFTTKGRVFTLPAYEIPETTRIAKGQPIVNLLNLQKDEEIAAIMDITREENKYLFFVSELGVVKKLNTDLVRNIRANGLKVVGVRDGDNLKWVKTTTGHDSIFIATREGKAIQFHEDDVREMGRAAAGVKGINLKTGDHVIEVAIVGDENKFVFIVTQNGLGKISEIEEYRNQKRGGSGVKAMAMTAKTGKLVSAKILTEEDRKESDILLISKAGQTIRLNLKGVRQTSRVTQGVILTKLKNKNDEIVRASIIRGSEDEEVLDTLDIDNIK
- the rpmA gene encoding 50S ribosomal protein L27 codes for the protein MAHKKAQGSTSNGRDSNAQRLGVKVYGAQPVKAGGIIIRQKGNKYWPAEGVAQGKDFTLFALAAGMVKFTEKKRTRFDGRVYKDVYVSVV
- a CDS encoding NTP transferase domain-containing protein; this translates as MKAIILASGEGSRLRPLTDTTPKPLIKILGKPLIQYNLEILSELVEECIIVVKYKHELFQQAFGKSFGNMKLSYHIQGDTAGTGAAISDINGIQQDEKVIILYGDSIYPKQTLETLISTCQFGCLVKEVSNPEIYGIFEEKNGKAIKIVEKPDTHIGNLANMGGFLVSGEIISLAKDISVSPRGEYEITDAIQKFINTHDFYLQRLTEDILDIGYAWNLLDANKYYLENLKSSDIRGIIEENVQIQGNIILEEGAVIKSGTYIEGNCYFGKNTIIGPNAYVRGNTSLGEGGKIGFSVEVKNSYIGDNTKIPHLSYVGDSIFGNNINIGCGFKVANLRHDGKNLRVLIKGKLVDTGKRKLGCIIGDNVKTGINTMVYPGRVLETGTGTLPGEIIK
- a CDS encoding metal-dependent transcriptional regulator, whose protein sequence is MSHESNQVWKEFEENEITHSVAHYLMAIDELHEDVGYARAVDISKELEISAASCSNGIKSLLRKGLIEEDKNKFLLLSEDGKHAVEKIKTNRELFIQFFSEVLGAKTEESVVNACKIEHLISPHIARKLGKFLEKNKS
- the rpsG gene encoding 30S ribosomal protein S7 codes for the protein MALPEKNNQDMINKFTNYVMLDGKKSLARQIMQETFAEIESKGQKNPQGIFFKALENIMPRIEVRPKRVGGSIFQVPSEVKPKRQLFLAAKWIIASARSKKGAAFSRFLASELIEAANESGAAFKKKQDVYKMAEANKAFARFANR
- the rpsL gene encoding 30S ribosomal protein S12 codes for the protein MPTISQLVKHPRKDKVKKSKSPALQVIKNSIKKGKMTELPKGCPMKRGVCTKVTTMTPKKPNSALRKVAKVRLTNGYEVNAYIGGEGHNLQEHSVVAIRGGRVKDLPGVKYHIVRGVLDSEGVKNRKQGRSLYGAKKPKS